From the genome of Clavelina lepadiformis chromosome 2, kaClaLepa1.1, whole genome shotgun sequence:
cataaacaaattttaaattttctttacgAAACCGAGACATATTTAGTCTATTGAGAAAATGCAATCATTGCTTTACCAAGTAAATATCATTTATTAATACGATAAAACGATATTCGTGCAGAAGCAAAAAAGAAACGAAATCGATTTCCTCCTTTGCATAGAATTCCTTCCCGCAATTTAAGTTTCTCTCTTGGTGAGGATAAGTAAATACAGAACAACGTGTACTgcctaattattataatagcaacactgttaaaagaacagTTGGTAAAAGGAGTTGGCTACAAAACTGTTAGAAATGGTGCAGTCCACTATGGTTAGCCATATGTGTCAGATTTAGCTTCTTTCAACGCATTCGTAAATTGTGAACACGTTCAGAAATTGCGCAGGCGTTCACAATTTACGACCGCATAAGTAAGATATTTTGCCTGGCCGATTTTGTCTGATATTTCGTACGGCTTTTTTGCCACTTCGCAGTACACcagaagaagcaagcttatgcttgcgaaagttagtgtcgaaaaataaaaagttaacctTTACAGTGCCAAATTATACcctgttttatattttactattttaaaatctgGTTAAcgcggttcagacaacatcatcATAATCACAGTaagcaatttgtttatttcaatatcaTTAAATTCATGTTAGTATCTTTATAGCAattcttaaaaaatttttatgtgcTTCAAAAATAGTAGGCCTAGTCAGgcgtttcaaattttttggaaaacacTTGTGATAGTATTATACGTGTTACAATGCTTTTTCATTGTGTGGTACCCGTTCAAACAGACCTGCATAAATACCCTGTAGTTAAGATACGAGATTTTTCCTCAAAGTGATCAAAGAGTCAGTCAGTAAATCAAAGAGTCAAAGAGTCAGTCAGTAAATATTCTAGTGAAAGGATTTCtaataatatgtagtggttaagcagttactGCAACAAATATGTGGCAAAAAGCGGAAGATCATCGCTTAATTATGACGGGCATTGCggttcttattacgtcacaataacaaaacaaacagtaGAGAGATGACTCAggtatttggatcaagtaCGAATAGAAAGTTCCTTCTGACAGACAAGTAAAGAGTAATATGCATAATTATAGCGTACTTAATTGTATAACAGCaacattttgcgttaaataagCCTAAACTAGCTTGCTATTGGTGTATTAGTACTGATTGATGTAAATGCTACCGTACAGTAAAGTTAAGGTTGTCGACTCTTGCACAGTCTGGTACTGGTAACTGCagtaaaaacaagaatgcttGCCAGTTTATGTACTGTCATCTGTGACATTCctatattaaaaataaacattacttTCCTACTAAGCAATAATCACTTAGCCTACCTATGGAAACCTATATTCTACCCAAAACGCGTTAGCTAGCCTGCCATACCTAATACAAACCACAATCACGTGGCATACTGTTTAtagattgtgacgtcataataaccgACCTTTTCGTCATAATAAAACGCTAAATTTGTGATACTgtacaattttggcaataattgCATGACCACTAATCCGCTACATATTATAGtaaaaatcctttcaccaATATGCTTACTGACAATGTTTCTTTGAtttaataaatcaaacttgtttttggattttCCAATCACTTTAAACTTGGGCTAACAAGTTTACCTGATAATTGATAAAGGTAAAAGTTTATCTGATAATTGAAATAAGATTCAAACTTTGAGCAGGTCAGATTACAATAGTACGCACCTTGATATTTTCACGACCACTTTATTGAAATATGccaatatatttaaaaacgtTCACCATTACTTCTCATTCATTTGGTATATGCGTCTAATTACAGCGAAACTTCATACTGGTTGTCTTCATGGCGGACCAGTTATCCTTCCAGTCGTACCAGCCAATGTTTTGCCCAGCATTTCCATCACTTCCCCAAACAGAATTGAGCCTTGCGTGTCCGCATCTTTGCCACCACCAACCACCGTTTGGCCCGTTATTGTCAACAGCGCAATTGCCAGGGCTGCCAACATTTCATTGATAACAAAACTTAATAGCTATACGCTGTATAAAACAGCTACTGATAACTACAAGGTAATAAACAGAGCTATTTACAGCAACACCACGAAAGCCTAATATAGCACTAACAATATAGGCCGTAACTGTAGCTAGTATAAAATTGTCAACTACACTACCTCCACACGTCGTTATCAGAATCTTTTGTACTGAATCGCATGTTGTTGTTATACGTCATGCTATTACCAGCGTTGCCACCGTAGCCACCGATATGAAGGCGGTAGTTATCGCTTTCATCTTCCATAGAAAATGAGCTGGAAAGAACAATCTCGGTACgtaaataaaaatcacaaaatttcaCACTCGTAATCACCTGTATTCTGCAAAGGCGTGATCATTCTCAAAATCCCAGATATCAATTCTTAAACGACATCCTCGGCCATTTGTCAGATTGTGAATTTTGTCAAGGCCTTAAAAATATTGAGGTCAAACAATGTAAATTTTTAGGAGTATGAGATTGCAAATCGCCCTCACCTAGCCAGAACTCTCCGTCAAGGCTACCAAATCCAGCAACATAGTCGTCCCAATTACGATCAAAACTTACACTTCCATCAAATCTTCTCTGGAAAACCTGATACAGTAACAACAACTGACGTAGCCTAttatatttaaagtaaaagttGCAAAAGAAACTACATTTCAACATTTACAGTCCAACCGCCGTCACAAAACGCTTCCTCGCCGGTACGTAACAACTGCCTTCCATACACAGATGATGCGAAGCATGATGACGGCAAGTGACCTTCTTCTATTTCTATGGATAGTAAAAAGCTGTAAATAACTATAGTTTAAGTAAGAATGCCACACTTTCAGTAAAcgtgtttttttgcaaaccttttttgaaaatatgaatTTCAGATTGAACCAAAGTGCAATGCTCACCAGCAAGTTTTTCCCATATTGTTGTTTCGAATGATCCCAAAGCACAGGAATCTCCTTGGATTCCTCTTGGACCAACATCCCCTTTGTCTCCTTTTGATCCTTTACTGCCTGGCGTTCCTGACTTTCCTGGGGCTCCAATTTCTCCTTTctctcctcttcttcttcctcCTCCCGTGTCCTCGTCATCGCAAACGGTAATTTGACGACACTGCTGAGTTGAAGCGATCTGCACAAGGCAGACACACAAAGGAATTGTCGCTGCGAGTTTCATAGCTTCGTCTTGTTTAATGAAGtctttaaactaaaatttgataCGAATGACTTGACAAACGgcttctttttattttacttctcGTACCGACCATGGCACTAGAAGTAAATAGTTTAGCAGAGATGTTTTCTTACCTGAAATGGAGattatcaaaaatttaaaattataactCACTCAAGTTGAAGTTGTTTATCTACTAATATGGTATCGTGTTTGTGTGATGTTTAGCTAAAATTACTGAAAAGAATGTTAAAGTCTTTTTTCTTGCAACTCGAAGTTTGGAAAACACGTGACGTAATTTAGTGCAGTTTTGAAAGCAACAACTATAAAAGGAGTTGCGATGTTATCTTGTATCTAAATTTGTCTTATACGTAATTGAGTTCTGAATTGAATTGTGCAATAGATATTGCCAACGTTTTCCTCAACATGCGAATTCTCCCAACCTAAAACGAGTTTATGGAAAGCTAAATGGTTCCAAGAAAATCAATATGTATACATGCGTAAcgcttttgcatttttgtaaaTCGTTGTTTCCACATTGAAAATTGCTGAGTTCAAACAATCTGCACAAGGCAGAGACACAGAAGAACTGTCGCTGCGAGTTTCATCGCTTTCTCTTTTTTGATGAAGCCTTCAAACTAAAGTTTGACGGGAGTAATTTGACAAAACGTCTTCTATTAAAACAACTGCTGAACCGATCACAGTACGAGAAGTAATCAGCTCAGCAGAATCATTTTTTTACCTAAAATGGAGattatcaaaaagttaaaatcacaAATCACTCAAGTTGAAGTTGTTTATACACTAAAATGGAATTGTGTTCTTGTGAAATTTAACTGAATTTACCGAATAGAAGTTTAAAATCGTTTTTCTTGTAACCCGAGGTCTGAAAAACAAGTGACGTAATTCATAGCAGTTTTAAAAGCAAGAACTATAAAAAGAGTCGCGGCGTTATATTGCACTTAAATTTGGCTTATAATTGAGTTCAAACTAACCATGCAATTGaagaaatgaacaaaaattattttccaacgtttttctgctagcaaatttgaaaaaatgatgTATAAGAGCAATTAGCAAATTAAGCAAGTTTTTTTCTccttaattgttttaaattatccTTTCAGATCCttacaattcacattgcatcaTGGTTTGATTATTTTGGATTGCAGATTTAAGTTGAACATGTAAGCTAATTGCATTTAAGCTTTATTGCACTCATAGGCATATTGTCTTTTGTTACAAATCTTTTTAACGGGCTtaaatttgattattatttcattTAGCTGATTAATCAGTAGGCTATTACAGTTTAGTGATATCAGAAAAATATCTTACCAACTCTTCCCACTTTTGACGTTTAAAATAATTAGATCAGCAAGAATTACTGGAAAATATTTCCAGCAAAGCAGCTAATAACAACGAACATTACAcattagttgtttttatgatggTTCAGCTATTCTTCCAGTTGTACCGATGAATGTTTTGTTCAGGAACCCTACCGTTACCCCAAACAGAATTAAACCTCACAATTTTGTATTCATGCCACCACCAGCTATCATTCAGTCCGGTATTGTCTGTCGCGCAATTTCCTGAATTGCAAAATTATAAACACAAGCTTGTCAGAGTAATGATAATAATGAGCTAagaattaattatatatttacaAAGCGATTTATATGCGGTGCATGTATAGGCCATAAAAACATTATAAGCAATAACGAAGTTACTGTGTATGTTTTTGGGTGATTTCCAAATTTTATGTTtgctaaatattttaagatGTCCACTCGTAAAAGTGACATCatgtttttatcatatttttacCCAGAGTTAAAATTAAGTTGTCATAAACTAGAAGCGCATCGTACTTTATTACTATTGATACTATGCTTTGtggcaaacaaaatattttcatactaatatatgtttaaaaacatattattaTATGAATGTATGTATAGTAGATATATACTGAATAGTATATTTAAACATGTTTTAGTCACTGCAATTTGAAGACTTCAGTTATAATTCGCCTTCGTAATTTTACAATCGGTAGCGATATTTTAGGCCTATGTAGACTGTAATGTGACTTAAATAGCATGGaatttgtttataaatatttcaattacagaacttttaaaaataaaaatgtaaacaatcaaacatattaattatatttgcaTAATTGCCGCCTGCCCCTAGTTAAAATCTGAAAGCTTTTGTCCATTTCACAAGCTGACGCTATTTCATGACAGTGTTTCTAAGGTAACTGAGCTGCACACAACAAGACCAGAAGATGCAGTGACAGGGCAGCATTTATGGTATGAGGAAAGTGAGAAATTTGGCGAACGTCACAATAGTTTACTGCAAGCGAAGAATTGAGGAATTACGGAGTATCctattgtaatttttatagAATAAACATGAATGGCAAAATTGAACTAAAATTGCTATTTGTACCGTACTAAATTGTACAAAAGTCTGAAAGTTAAAAATTCAGGCCTACCggtaacaaaaaatacattacatTGCCCTGCAAGGCTACAAAAAGATCTAATTTGAGGTGAAATTATATTCTaatcatttcaaaaataaaatattttaaatttttgtatgaATTAGGCCTATGCTACATGAGTTGTAAGCATGGTCGGATACCGGTAttctttacttttgcactcccatATCAGGAttgaatattaaaaaattaatacgccataatttttttaccatTACCACATAACTCTTTTTCATTCACGCCTTCaattttgagtgaaaaagtacAAGAGACCCGATTCATGATATCTCAAATTTCCCACTTTGCGGGTTTGCAGGATGGTCAAAATTACAGTAGTCAGTTGCAAGACGGCTAAAACCAAAGAGCATTGAGTAAAAACTGGTGTACTTGTACATTTTGCAGTCTGCAATGAACACTAGTCTAATTACAAAGCTTGTTTTTGTGCCCTCTTTTCTGGTTTTAGGTGCACAAAGCACAGTATTAAAAAATCTCGAGTGTTCagttgccatgctttccacCACGGCAAGAGCAGCTTATAATCGTATAAATACGATATCCAATCTCTGTAAACAGTTGAGCTGAATTTCtcatattgttcaaaataattttaaaaataaaagttttttaggTTTGCTTTTGTTGAAGATAAGTGTATGCCTTGTCGACACATGCAATACATTAAAACCATTGTACATTAACACTAAGACAATCACCAAGCTAAACTGGTCTATAATTGTATGCCATAAAACAGCACActttcaaagtttttcttgctCCAGGCACATCACGCCACATAAATTTAGTACAAGGCACATCTCACTGATCTCATTTTGAGATGCatgttaaaatgaaattgtttgtgaTACTATAGGCCTATGAGGTCATACATGCATGCAGCTTAGCAAGAACAACCGGTACCATTTTAGGCCCCTCTTTCTGGATTCATCAGGCATTATTACTTCAGAACTTGATATACTAGTAGACTTTGTAGTATTAAAACTGAGAAGTTGTGATAAGGCAGTCAGTAAAAATTGGAATTGCTATGTTACGTTGGATTTACTATTAGGACTGCTGACAGATGTGACAGGTTTAGGCAAATTTGCACCAAGGTTATGTTTATACATGTATTTTCAATTATTGAAATTTCGGAATAGTTTATGAGTATTGTATTGTGAAAATATTATGAGTTGTTCATCTCATCGGT
Proteins encoded in this window:
- the LOC143445994 gene encoding microfibril-associated glycoprotein 4-like, with the protein product MKLAATIPLCVCLVQIASTQQCRQITVCDDEDTGGGRRRGEKGEIGAPGKSGTPGSKGSKGDKGDVGPRGIQGDSCALGSFETTIWEKLAEIEEGHLPSSCFASSVYGRQLLRTGEEAFCDGGWTVFQRRFDGSVSFDRNWDDYVAGFGSLDGEFWLGLDKIHNLTNGRGCRLRIDIWDFENDHAFAEYSSFSMEDESDNYRLHIGGYGGNAGNSMTYNNNMRFSTKDSDNDVWSPGNCAVDNNGPNGGWWWQRCGHARLNSVWGSDGNAGQNIGWYDWKDNWSAMKTTSMKFRCN